In one window of Rhodoligotrophos appendicifer DNA:
- a CDS encoding ATP-binding protein: protein MLNRPVDLTSCDTEPIHMIGAIQPNGVLVSADSATLIIEFASSNTEEFFGQPVGRVLGQPLSLLLGEAGCAELLTRQLTPTSPDVLRPWFVTIPRLGASPLELECFPHEYEGQLILEFVHREEGPAAIWEEDLVRQRIISDLIKRETLTGLAQVSAQIIRDVTGFDRVMIYRFAEDKHGEVIAESTVRHDSFLGLHYPASDIPDPARRHFVLNIIRSIPDIEAVPVPIFTWSGGIADASSAHPLDLTFSKLRAVAPVHIEYLSNMGVGGSMSISLTANNELWGLVACHHYGPLHLSWSRFRFCELLGGTISSLLQSLENTIQLRRSIRAEKTAFEIERAANHEAPLFEVIRMHASELMDQCGSHGMMLKLGDESLEIGSVPPPGQDYTALNESLVDGIATSDYMPAIVPNAEAFGSEIAGVALVQLSDDGRDVLILFREPFEQTIRWAGKPEKIETSLDDGTVRLSPRGSFALWREERRGRSKPYTYIDREVLRIIRRALFALNSLQRERSALAAQRQAETEQARMRLILLDASRNRSMGELSSALAHELIQPLSAVTNYVNACRQELRNYGIAIPPPIIRLIDNAVDESSRAADLVRRMRNFIGQGEIAVEEMDLHAVIRQAVELALVSTADAPPRIDFRLEDALQPIPADPVQLGQVILNLVRNSLSAMEASPTRVLTISTRAALPYLEVSIRDTGRGISKEVEKTLFEPFHSSTTSGMGIGLSLCRSIVEAHGGRISTRPVSDGAEFVFTLRVAGQSDG, encoded by the coding sequence GTGCTGAATCGCCCGGTTGATCTGACATCCTGCGACACCGAGCCGATCCACATGATCGGCGCAATCCAGCCCAATGGCGTCCTGGTCTCGGCTGACAGCGCCACCCTCATCATCGAGTTTGCCAGCAGCAACACGGAGGAGTTCTTCGGCCAGCCGGTCGGGCGCGTCTTGGGCCAGCCCCTGTCGCTGCTCCTGGGTGAGGCAGGCTGCGCGGAGCTGTTGACGCGCCAGTTGACGCCGACCTCCCCCGATGTGCTGCGGCCGTGGTTCGTCACCATCCCCAGGCTCGGCGCGTCTCCACTTGAGCTCGAATGCTTCCCCCATGAGTATGAAGGCCAGCTGATCCTGGAATTCGTCCATCGCGAGGAGGGTCCCGCCGCGATCTGGGAGGAGGATCTTGTTCGCCAGCGTATCATTTCCGACCTGATCAAGCGGGAGACCCTCACGGGACTGGCGCAGGTGAGCGCCCAGATCATCCGGGACGTGACCGGCTTCGACCGCGTCATGATCTACCGTTTCGCCGAGGACAAGCATGGCGAGGTCATTGCCGAAAGCACCGTCCGCCATGACAGCTTCCTCGGCCTGCATTATCCCGCCTCCGACATTCCCGACCCCGCGCGGCGTCATTTCGTGCTCAACATCATCCGCTCGATTCCCGATATCGAGGCGGTGCCGGTGCCGATCTTCACCTGGTCGGGGGGCATCGCGGATGCCTCCTCTGCCCATCCGCTCGATCTGACCTTCTCGAAGCTGCGCGCCGTCGCTCCCGTTCACATCGAATATCTGAGCAACATGGGCGTCGGCGGCAGCATGTCGATCTCGCTCACCGCCAACAACGAGCTCTGGGGCTTGGTCGCCTGTCATCATTACGGCCCCCTGCATCTCTCCTGGAGTCGCTTTCGCTTCTGCGAGCTCCTCGGCGGCACGATTTCGTCCCTGCTTCAGAGCCTCGAAAACACCATTCAGTTGCGGCGGAGCATTCGCGCCGAAAAGACCGCCTTCGAGATCGAGCGCGCAGCCAACCATGAGGCGCCTCTGTTCGAGGTGATCCGGATGCACGCATCCGAGCTGATGGACCAGTGCGGGTCTCATGGCATGATGCTGAAGCTCGGCGACGAGAGTTTGGAGATCGGCTCCGTGCCTCCCCCCGGGCAGGACTATACCGCCCTGAACGAATCCCTGGTCGACGGCATCGCCACCTCCGACTACATGCCGGCCATCGTCCCCAATGCCGAGGCCTTCGGCAGCGAGATCGCGGGCGTCGCCCTCGTGCAGCTCTCGGACGATGGACGCGATGTCCTGATCCTCTTCCGGGAGCCCTTCGAGCAGACGATCCGCTGGGCGGGCAAGCCGGAGAAGATAGAGACGAGCCTGGATGACGGGACCGTCCGCCTCTCGCCCCGCGGCTCCTTTGCCTTGTGGCGGGAGGAGCGGCGCGGACGCAGCAAGCCCTACACTTACATCGACCGGGAGGTCCTCCGGATCATCCGCCGCGCGCTCTTTGCCCTGAACAGCCTGCAGCGGGAGCGATCGGCGCTGGCGGCGCAGCGACAGGCGGAGACCGAACAGGCGCGCATGCGCTTGATCTTGCTCGACGCCTCCCGCAACCGCTCCATGGGCGAGTTGTCGTCGGCCCTGGCCCATGAGCTGATCCAGCCCTTGAGCGCGGTCACCAATTATGTGAATGCCTGCCGTCAGGAGCTGCGCAATTACGGCATCGCCATTCCCCCTCCCATCATCCGCCTCATAGACAATGCGGTCGATGAATCCTCCCGGGCGGCGGATCTCGTCCGGCGCATGCGCAACTTCATCGGCCAGGGCGAGATCGCCGTGGAGGAGATGGACCTGCACGCCGTCATCCGCCAGGCGGTGGAACTGGCGCTGGTCTCCACCGCCGACGCGCCCCCCCGCATCGACTTCCGCCTCGAGGATGCGCTTCAGCCCATCCCGGCCGATCCTGTCCAGCTGGGCCAGGTCATTCTCAACCTGGTGCGCAACAGCCTCTCGGCGATGGAGGCCTCGCCCACGCGGGTCTTGACCATCTCCACCCGGGCAGCGCTCCCCTATCTCGAAGTGAGCATCCGCGACACCGGCCGCGGGATTTCCAAGGAGGTCGAGAAGACGCTGTTCGAACCCTTCCACAGCTCGACCACCAGCGGAATGGGCATCGGCCTGTCCCTGTGCCGCTCCATTGTCGAGGCCCATGGCGGCCGGATATCGACGCGGCCAGTCTCGGACGGCGCGGAGTTCGTTTTCACCCTGCGGGTCGCGGGGCAGAGCGATGGTTGA
- a CDS encoding biliverdin-producing heme oxygenase, whose translation MHRSKEEGFRFVLRRETRSDHEALDDHPAFRALLDGTLSPEAYLQLMTVLYELYHALDDALGEACERFSSATEGFAYAPRTPVLSSDLRALGLDPEDWDGQGQVTHPALPTAASLAGMLYVVEGSLLGGAVLHRATEALPNQVHSGGNSYWRWCGEVGGKRWAMTCRLLEHLASDPERRSEMIGSAVSGFQLFSRNFARCAVGRTMGTEASC comes from the coding sequence ATGCACAGATCGAAGGAGGAGGGATTCCGCTTCGTCCTTCGCCGGGAGACGCGCTCCGATCATGAGGCTCTGGACGATCATCCGGCATTCCGGGCCCTTCTCGACGGCACATTGAGCCCCGAGGCCTATCTGCAGTTGATGACTGTGCTCTACGAGCTCTATCATGCCCTTGATGATGCGCTGGGTGAGGCCTGCGAGCGGTTCTCCTCGGCGACCGAAGGGTTCGCCTATGCACCCAGGACGCCGGTTCTGAGCAGCGATTTGCGGGCTCTGGGCCTTGATCCTGAGGACTGGGACGGACAGGGCCAGGTCACCCATCCCGCTCTCCCGACGGCTGCGTCCTTGGCCGGAATGCTCTATGTTGTCGAGGGCTCTCTCCTGGGGGGCGCGGTGTTGCACCGGGCGACCGAAGCATTGCCGAACCAGGTTCATTCCGGTGGCAATTCCTACTGGCGCTGGTGCGGGGAAGTCGGAGGCAAGCGCTGGGCCATGACCTGCCGCCTGCTCGAACATTTGGCATCGGACCCGGAAAGGCGCAGCGAGATGATCGGATCGGCAGTTTCGGGCTTTCAGCTGTTTTCACGAAATTTTGCGCGATGCGCTGTCGGCCGGACCATGGGAACAGAGGCATCGTGCTGA
- the ppsR gene encoding transcriptional regulator PpsR translates to MKSMISNAARQDLSLLQSESKIAASLIAASSDLTLVIGADDIITDLTHSLGALPTPHIQSWRGRPVEDVVHSNSKSVLRKMLRSARNGSPLERFDISHPIPGRQDLPIQYSALQVGGESQIVLLGRDMSLVTDLQSRLLSNRQSLEQNTQRQKQIEAHYRLLFETTSDALIIVDAESGRIREANPRVSRIFGASSSEMSGKKLVSLFAKPEQGEIQTLLARVHAMGAPETLVVRRTDDKEDIVLGAELFRAGDLKLVMIKVTSRRNGDDTAVLPDANLASLVRNAAEAVVLTDVSGLVLWTNEAFLALAQIPVAARAHGKSLDDFFQWSGLTLDMLLANVERHGRVQSFGGTVRGAVGQTTDVELSAISMPDGSPPGFGFVMRSVGAQDKRQGRGNSDLSRTAESLIEMIGRVPMKDLVRDTTDVIERMCIEAALKLTDNNRASAAKVLGLSRQALYLKMNRFGIAGND, encoded by the coding sequence ATGAAGTCCATGATCTCGAACGCGGCGCGCCAGGATCTTTCCCTCCTCCAATCGGAATCCAAAATCGCGGCGAGCCTGATTGCGGCATCCTCAGATCTGACGCTGGTGATCGGCGCGGACGACATCATCACGGACCTGACGCACAGTCTCGGTGCACTGCCCACGCCGCATATCCAGTCCTGGCGCGGCAGGCCGGTGGAAGACGTCGTGCACAGCAACAGCAAATCCGTGCTGCGCAAGATGCTGCGCTCGGCGCGGAACGGCAGCCCTCTCGAGCGCTTCGACATCAGCCATCCGATTCCCGGACGGCAAGACCTTCCGATCCAATATTCGGCGCTGCAGGTGGGCGGCGAGAGCCAGATCGTGCTGCTGGGCCGCGACATGAGCCTGGTCACCGACCTGCAGTCGCGGCTGCTGTCGAACCGGCAGTCGCTGGAACAGAACACGCAGCGCCAAAAGCAGATCGAAGCGCATTACCGGCTGTTGTTCGAGACGACCTCGGATGCGCTGATCATCGTCGATGCCGAGAGCGGGCGGATCCGGGAGGCCAATCCGCGGGTGTCGCGGATCTTCGGGGCCTCGAGTTCCGAGATGAGCGGAAAGAAGCTGGTGTCGCTGTTCGCCAAGCCCGAGCAGGGGGAGATCCAGACGCTGCTGGCGCGCGTGCACGCCATGGGGGCGCCGGAAACCCTGGTCGTGCGGAGGACCGACGACAAGGAGGACATCGTGCTCGGTGCGGAACTGTTCCGCGCGGGCGACCTCAAGCTGGTCATGATCAAGGTGACGTCGCGCCGGAATGGGGACGATACGGCCGTGCTGCCGGACGCCAACCTCGCCAGCCTGGTGCGCAACGCGGCAGAAGCGGTGGTGCTCACCGACGTCTCCGGGCTGGTGCTGTGGACGAACGAGGCGTTCCTGGCCCTGGCGCAGATCCCGGTGGCCGCCCGTGCCCATGGGAAGTCGCTGGACGATTTCTTCCAATGGTCCGGACTGACGCTGGATATGCTGCTGGCCAATGTGGAGCGGCATGGGCGCGTGCAGTCGTTTGGAGGCACCGTGAGGGGAGCCGTCGGCCAGACCACGGATGTGGAATTGTCGGCCATCTCCATGCCCGACGGGTCACCGCCCGGCTTCGGGTTCGTGATGCGCAGTGTCGGTGCACAGGACAAGCGGCAGGGGCGCGGCAATAGCGACCTGTCGCGGACGGCGGAAAGCCTGATCGAAATGATCGGCCGGGTGCCGATGAAGGATCTCGTGCGAGACACCACGGACGTCATCGAACGCATGTGCATCGAGGCGGCTCTGAAACTCACCGACAACAACCGCGCGTCGGCGGCCAAGGTGCTGGGACTGAGCCGGCAGGCGCTCTACCTCAAAATGAACCGGTTCGGGATCGCGGGCAACGACTGA
- a CDS encoding dienelactone hydrolase family protein, whose product MTGFSKLRWLIFVAACLAAGLGAWRLATATAGLTISHSEVAGTPVTVFAPEGGARAPVVVIAHGFAGSQQLMQPFAITLARSGFVAVTYDLLGHGRNPEALAGNVMREDGATANLVAELGRVADFARGLPGSDGRLAVLGHSMASDIAVRYAIAHPEVGATVAVSMFSPVVTADAPRNLLVIVGSLEAGLRDEALRAVGLGAGGPAQDGVTYGSFADGSARRAVFSDGVEHISVLYARESLAEARDWLIQAFGQTQTGPVEARGLALALFFLGVIVIARFASELLPRLAERPVGCGLAWTRLAAVGVGAAIATPLLLWKAPVDFLPVPVADYLSVHFLVFGLLTGIGLFLVGSGRRFDVLPVAWGKAVGSIAAATGFCLIAIYLPVDLFITSFVPTPLRLPLVVVLTLCLLPYFLADEWLTRGETAPRGAYLFTKFCFVASLAAAIALSPSRLFFLIIITPVILAFFIIFGLISSWIYKRTGHPLVGAVTNAILFAWAISVTFPILAS is encoded by the coding sequence GTGACGGGCTTCAGCAAGCTGCGTTGGCTGATCTTCGTGGCTGCCTGTCTCGCCGCCGGCCTCGGAGCCTGGCGGCTTGCGACCGCGACGGCAGGCTTGACCATCAGCCACTCGGAGGTGGCCGGCACGCCGGTTACCGTCTTCGCGCCGGAGGGTGGGGCGAGGGCACCGGTGGTGGTGATCGCCCATGGATTTGCCGGCTCGCAGCAGCTCATGCAGCCCTTCGCGATCACCCTGGCGCGGAGCGGCTTCGTGGCAGTCACCTATGATCTGCTGGGGCATGGCCGCAACCCCGAAGCCCTGGCGGGCAATGTGATGCGCGAAGACGGGGCAACCGCCAATCTGGTGGCGGAGCTCGGGCGCGTCGCGGATTTCGCGCGCGGCCTGCCGGGATCGGACGGACGGCTGGCGGTGCTGGGCCATTCCATGGCCTCGGACATCGCGGTGCGCTATGCGATCGCCCATCCGGAAGTGGGGGCGACCGTCGCCGTCTCGATGTTCTCGCCGGTGGTCACGGCCGATGCGCCCCGAAACCTCCTGGTGATCGTCGGTTCGCTGGAGGCGGGTCTGCGGGACGAGGCCTTGCGCGCCGTCGGGTTGGGGGCCGGAGGCCCTGCGCAAGACGGGGTGACCTATGGCTCCTTCGCCGACGGTTCCGCCCGGCGCGCGGTGTTCTCCGATGGCGTGGAGCATATCAGCGTCCTCTATGCCCGCGAGAGCCTGGCCGAAGCGCGGGACTGGCTCATCCAGGCTTTCGGCCAGACGCAGACGGGTCCGGTGGAGGCCCGCGGACTCGCGCTGGCCCTGTTCTTCCTCGGGGTCATCGTCATCGCGCGCTTCGCCTCGGAGCTCCTGCCGCGCCTGGCGGAGCGGCCCGTGGGCTGCGGGCTTGCATGGACGCGGCTGGCGGCGGTGGGGGTCGGCGCGGCGATCGCCACACCCTTGCTCTTGTGGAAGGCGCCGGTCGATTTCCTGCCGGTGCCGGTGGCCGATTATCTGTCCGTGCATTTTCTGGTGTTCGGCCTGCTTACGGGGATCGGCCTGTTCCTGGTGGGAAGCGGCCGGCGGTTCGATGTGCTGCCGGTGGCGTGGGGCAAGGCGGTCGGCAGCATCGCGGCAGCCACGGGCTTCTGCCTGATCGCGATCTATCTGCCGGTCGACCTGTTCATCACCTCGTTCGTGCCGACGCCGCTGCGATTGCCGCTGGTGGTGGTGCTGACGCTGTGCCTGCTGCCGTATTTCTTGGCGGATGAATGGCTGACCCGCGGCGAGACGGCACCGCGCGGGGCCTATCTGTTCACGAAGTTCTGTTTCGTCGCGTCGCTGGCGGCTGCGATCGCCCTCAGTCCCAGCAGGCTGTTCTTCCTCATCATCATCACGCCGGTCATCCTGGCGTTCTTCATCATCTTCGGGCTCATCAGCTCGTGGATCTACAAGCGAACCGGCCATCCCCTGGTCGGAGCGGTCACCAATGCCATCCTCTTCGCCTGGGCGATCTCGGTGACGTTTCCGATCCTCGCCTCCTAA
- a CDS encoding TspO/MBR family protein, giving the protein MSFDWSLVVFFILVVTAASSGAFFRPGEWYTALRKPSWTPPSWVFGPVWSVLYIMIAIAGWLVWRQEPSSPAMWFWILQLGVNTLWSALFFGQRRMDLAFADIVVLWLSVLCFVIAAASVSTVAALLFVPYLIWVTIAGALNWTVWRMNVAPA; this is encoded by the coding sequence ATGTCGTTCGACTGGTCGCTTGTGGTGTTCTTCATATTGGTGGTCACAGCCGCCTCCAGCGGCGCGTTTTTCCGCCCGGGCGAGTGGTACACGGCGCTCCGCAAGCCGTCCTGGACGCCGCCGAGCTGGGTGTTCGGTCCTGTTTGGTCGGTGCTCTACATCATGATCGCCATCGCGGGGTGGCTGGTGTGGCGGCAGGAGCCCTCCAGCCCCGCCATGTGGTTCTGGATCCTGCAACTGGGCGTGAATACGCTGTGGTCGGCGTTGTTCTTCGGGCAGCGCCGCATGGATCTGGCCTTTGCGGATATCGTCGTGTTGTGGCTGTCCGTCCTGTGCTTCGTCATCGCAGCGGCGAGCGTTTCGACAGTGGCGGCTTTGCTCTTCGTGCCCTATCTGATCTGGGTGACCATCGCCGGGGCCCTGAACTGGACCGTCTGGCGCATGAACGTCGCGCCCGCCTGA
- the hemC gene encoding hydroxymethylbilane synthase, with product MAQNPRWNVAIRIGTRASRLALVQAHETRQRLIEAHGLAPDEVEILPISTAGDRIKDRSLAEIGGKGLFTKEIETALMEGRIDLAVHSMKDMPSALPDGLVMGAMLPREDPRDAFLSLVAPDIAGLPRNAVMGTSSVRRRAQIKRLRPDIGTVEFRGNVDTRLAKLSAGLVHATLLASAGLRRMGMADRITALIEPEEMLPAVAQGAIGIEHREDDARTARLLEPLDHRPTSIAVQCERAFLAVLDGSCRTPIAGLCLIDGEDLWFRGMVLALDGDSAHEIEKRGGLADAERLGRAAGEEMLGKADLQYLTAAAPA from the coding sequence ATCGCGCAAAATCCAAGGTGGAATGTGGCTATCCGCATCGGAACCCGTGCGAGCCGGCTAGCCCTGGTTCAAGCGCATGAAACCCGGCAGCGCCTCATCGAAGCCCATGGCCTGGCGCCCGATGAGGTCGAGATCCTGCCCATCTCCACCGCCGGCGATCGCATCAAGGACCGGTCGCTGGCCGAGATCGGCGGCAAGGGCCTCTTCACGAAGGAGATCGAGACCGCATTGATGGAGGGGCGCATCGACCTTGCGGTCCACTCCATGAAGGACATGCCCTCGGCTCTCCCGGACGGCCTCGTGATGGGCGCCATGCTGCCCCGCGAGGACCCGCGCGATGCCTTCCTGAGCCTCGTTGCACCCGACATTGCCGGCCTGCCTCGCAATGCCGTCATGGGCACCTCCTCGGTCAGGCGGCGGGCGCAGATCAAGCGGTTGCGACCGGACATCGGCACGGTCGAGTTCCGCGGCAATGTTGACACCCGCCTCGCCAAGCTGAGTGCGGGGCTGGTCCACGCCACCTTGCTCGCCAGCGCCGGGCTGCGTCGCATGGGCATGGCTGACAGGATCACCGCCCTCATCGAACCTGAGGAGATGTTGCCCGCGGTCGCCCAGGGGGCCATCGGCATCGAGCACCGCGAAGACGATGCGCGCACGGCCCGCCTCCTGGAGCCGCTCGATCATCGTCCGACTTCCATAGCCGTCCAGTGCGAGCGGGCATTTCTCGCCGTCCTCGACGGCTCGTGCCGGACCCCCATCGCGGGCCTGTGCCTCATCGACGGAGAGGATCTGTGGTTCCGCGGCATGGTCCTGGCCTTGGACGGCGACAGCGCCCACGAGATCGAGAAGCGCGGCGGACTGGCGGATGCGGAGCGGCTGGGCCGCGCGGCCGGCGAAGAAATGCTCGGGAAGGCCGATCTGCAATATCTCACGGCGGCGGCCCCCGCCTGA
- a CDS encoding c-type cytochrome encodes MSRVTRFFLAAAFLAGASVPAAALDGNADAGKKVFAKCQVCHTIGDTKRTIGPNLNDVIGRTAGTQAEFLAKGAGGYSKAMIAAGKAGQVWTPEEIAIYVADPKKKIPGNKMIFPGLKNPQDAADVVAYVATFSKTQ; translated from the coding sequence ATGTCTCGCGTAACCCGTTTTTTTCTAGCAGCGGCGTTTCTGGCCGGTGCGTCGGTGCCGGCCGCAGCCCTCGATGGCAACGCCGATGCCGGCAAGAAAGTCTTCGCCAAATGCCAGGTCTGCCACACCATCGGCGACACCAAGCGCACAATCGGGCCCAACCTGAATGACGTCATCGGCCGGACCGCGGGCACTCAGGCGGAATTTCTGGCGAAAGGAGCCGGCGGCTATTCCAAGGCGATGATCGCCGCAGGAAAGGCAGGTCAGGTCTGGACGCCCGAGGAGATCGCGATCTACGTCGCCGACCCGAAGAAGAAGATCCCCGGCAACAAGATGATCTTCCCCGGCCTGAAGAACCCGCAGGACGCAGCCGACGTGGTGGCCTACGTCGCGACATTCTCCAAGACCCAGTAG
- the bchI gene encoding magnesium chelatase ATPase subunit I, whose product MSVNYPFSAIVGQAEMKRALILAAVDPSIGGILVFGDRGTGKSTAVRALAGLLPPMLVAGTCRYNCDPRQVSQYCAQCREDARHGRLKARKVPVPVIDLPLGATEDRVAGALDLEKALVSGEKAFEPGLLASAHRGFLYIDEVNLLEDHLVDLLLDVAASGVNIIEREGLSIRHPARFVLVGSGNPEEGELRPQLLDRFGLSVEVASPKDIASRVEVVKRRDAYDRDPAGFVEAWKRKDQALRSTIRKAREALDGVEVPDAVLEAASGLCLKLGVDGLRGELTLMRAARALTAVEGRRQVGREQLHAVAVSALRHRLRRDPMDEAGSGLRVERAMAEVEPA is encoded by the coding sequence ATGAGCGTGAATTATCCTTTTTCTGCGATCGTCGGGCAGGCGGAGATGAAGCGCGCCCTGATCCTGGCCGCGGTCGATCCTTCGATCGGCGGGATCCTGGTGTTCGGCGATCGCGGCACTGGAAAATCGACAGCGGTGCGGGCGCTCGCCGGCCTGCTGCCGCCGATGCTGGTGGCGGGTACCTGCCGGTATAATTGCGATCCGAGGCAGGTGTCGCAGTATTGCGCCCAATGCCGGGAGGATGCGCGGCATGGCAGGCTGAAGGCGCGCAAGGTGCCGGTGCCGGTCATCGACCTGCCGCTCGGTGCGACCGAGGACCGGGTGGCCGGAGCGCTCGATCTGGAGAAGGCCCTGGTGTCGGGGGAGAAGGCGTTCGAGCCCGGCCTGCTGGCCAGCGCCCATCGCGGGTTCCTCTATATCGACGAGGTCAATCTGCTCGAGGACCATCTGGTGGACCTGCTGCTCGACGTCGCCGCCTCCGGCGTCAACATCATCGAAAGAGAGGGCTTGAGCATCCGCCACCCCGCGCGATTCGTGCTGGTCGGCAGCGGCAATCCGGAAGAGGGGGAGCTGCGCCCGCAGCTGCTGGACCGATTCGGGCTGTCGGTGGAGGTCGCCTCGCCGAAGGACATTGCCTCGCGCGTCGAGGTGGTGAAGCGGCGCGACGCCTATGACCGCGATCCGGCAGGCTTCGTGGAAGCGTGGAAGCGGAAGGACCAAGCGTTGCGCTCGACGATTCGCAAGGCACGGGAGGCACTCGACGGCGTCGAGGTCCCGGATGCGGTGCTGGAGGCGGCATCGGGCCTTTGCCTGAAGCTGGGGGTGGACGGGCTTCGCGGCGAACTCACGCTGATGCGGGCTGCCCGTGCACTGACGGCCGTGGAGGGCAGGCGCCAAGTGGGGCGCGAGCAGCTCCATGCGGTGGCCGTGTCGGCCCTGCGCCACCGCCTGCGGCGGGATCCCATGGACGAGGCGGGATCGGGGCTGAGGGTCGAGCGGGCGATGGCGGAGGTCGAGCCGGCATGA
- a CDS encoding magnesium chelatase subunit D, with protein MTSARKTGPTPWEDALLAAALMVIDPVGLGGIHLRARASPVRDRWLAEMAAMLPADAPLRRIASGVAEARLTGGLDIGATLEGGRPVIETGVLAAADGGVVLVAMAERLTPNAAGIIGMALDSGRIAIERDGLSALQGARFALVAMDEGVEADEALSPVLADRLGLQVDLNGIGWRDCDGVRDVPPIARAKALLPSVGLAEEMMEALCSVAMAGGRGSMRTSLHLAKAARAAAALRGSIAVEIEDAAAAIRLVLGLTASASLPEDVKEDLAEEDRPEGEPDAADGGASAGERERSTAEGLEESIVAAAEARLPERLLAGLDLAKAARGSQASAGKAGAMRNRGTRGRRAGVATTPPTPGARLDVLSTLRQAAPWQRMRARARAAEGVVVAPRLLIRRQDFRYIRYREKTGTTAIFAVDASGSAAVERLAETKGAVELLLGQCYVRRDSVALIAFRGRQAEVLLEPTRSLLRAKRCLSALPGGGGTPLAGGILAALSMAEASSRKGQSVVAIFLTDGRGNVGLDGTTVRDRVADDTLKCASRFRAGNIRSMVIDTAQRPQARAEALARDLGSEYLALPRGGSHVLAHEISARMEG; from the coding sequence ATGACGAGCGCGCGCAAGACCGGCCCGACGCCGTGGGAGGATGCCCTGCTCGCAGCCGCCCTGATGGTGATCGATCCCGTGGGGCTTGGCGGGATCCATCTTCGCGCTCGAGCCTCGCCGGTGCGCGACCGCTGGCTGGCCGAAATGGCCGCGATGCTTCCGGCGGACGCGCCGTTGCGGAGAATCGCCTCGGGCGTCGCGGAAGCGAGGCTGACGGGAGGGCTCGACATCGGCGCCACGCTCGAAGGAGGACGGCCGGTGATCGAGACCGGGGTCCTGGCCGCAGCGGATGGAGGGGTGGTCCTAGTCGCCATGGCAGAACGGCTGACGCCAAATGCAGCCGGGATCATCGGCATGGCGCTGGATTCGGGCAGGATCGCCATCGAGCGCGACGGGCTCTCCGCTCTGCAAGGGGCGCGATTCGCGCTGGTGGCCATGGATGAGGGCGTCGAGGCCGACGAAGCGCTGTCGCCCGTGCTGGCGGACCGCCTCGGTCTGCAGGTCGATCTGAATGGCATCGGCTGGCGCGATTGCGACGGCGTGAGGGATGTGCCGCCGATCGCGCGCGCCAAGGCGCTGCTGCCGTCGGTCGGCCTTGCCGAGGAGATGATGGAGGCCCTGTGCAGCGTCGCCATGGCCGGCGGGCGCGGATCTATGAGGACGTCCCTGCATCTGGCGAAGGCTGCGCGGGCTGCGGCGGCCTTGAGGGGGAGCATCGCCGTCGAGATCGAGGATGCTGCGGCGGCGATCCGCCTCGTGCTGGGCCTCACGGCCTCGGCGTCCCTGCCGGAGGATGTGAAGGAGGACCTCGCAGAGGAGGATCGGCCCGAGGGCGAACCGGACGCCGCGGATGGCGGGGCGTCGGCCGGCGAGCGGGAGAGATCGACCGCAGAGGGGCTCGAGGAGAGCATCGTGGCGGCGGCAGAGGCGCGTTTGCCGGAGCGGCTGCTGGCGGGTCTCGACCTCGCAAAAGCTGCCCGCGGATCGCAAGCATCGGCTGGCAAAGCGGGGGCGATGCGCAACCGAGGCACAAGAGGGCGGCGCGCGGGCGTTGCGACCACACCGCCCACGCCCGGCGCGCGTCTCGACGTGTTGTCCACGCTTCGGCAAGCCGCGCCGTGGCAAAGGATGCGGGCGCGGGCCCGGGCCGCCGAAGGGGTTGTGGTCGCGCCGCGGCTGCTCATCAGGCGGCAGGATTTCCGTTACATCCGATACCGGGAGAAGACGGGCACCACGGCGATCTTCGCGGTCGATGCCTCGGGCTCGGCGGCCGTCGAGCGCCTGGCGGAGACGAAGGGGGCCGTCGAACTCCTGCTCGGCCAATGCTATGTGCGACGTGACAGCGTGGCGCTCATCGCCTTTCGCGGCCGGCAGGCCGAGGTGCTGCTGGAGCCGACCCGGTCGCTGTTGCGGGCCAAGCGGTGCCTGTCCGCCCTGCCGGGCGGCGGAGGTACCCCGCTGGCGGGTGGAATCCTGGCCGCCCTGTCCATGGCGGAGGCGTCGTCGCGGAAGGGGCAGAGCGTCGTCGCCATTTTCCTCACGGACGGGCGCGGCAATGTCGGGCTCGACGGCACGACCGTGCGGGACCGCGTGGCGGACGATACGTTGAAATGCGCCTCTCGGTTCAGGGCCGGCAATATCCGGTCCATGGTGATCGACACGGCGCAGCGGCCGCAGGCGCGGGCGGAGGCATTGGCGCGCGACCTCGGATCGGAATATCTGGCGTTGCCACGGGGCGGGTCGCATGTGCTGGCGCATGAGATCAGTGCCCGCATGGAAGGCTGA